GCCACAGATAGACACAACAATTTTGGCGAAGGTTTTCTTCTGTTTATAGAGAAGGACAAAGCCGCGTGAGTTTAATGAGGAAAAAGTTAGTAGATATGGATTAGTTGGGTCATAATAACAGAAAATGgacttttttataaaatataaaagtttgaggcaatttttaaaaaaaaattaatggaaataatttGGAAAAGAATTGGCAAAGTACTTCACTGTTAAGTACATTGTAATTCACTGGTTATACAAAATTTCTTCGGAAGTTACCATTTTGACGGCATGAAAGAAAATGTATTAACCAGATCTAACTCCAATAATTCCCAGTTCCGTTAACAGTGGGAATTTTGTCAGTGAAAATTTACCACTGAGATAGAGACACGTGTTGATAATATCATTTTAATTTATATAAGCTTATTTTTTTTTTAGCCTGTGCCAAAAAAGATTACTCATtttcttatttggaaataatttatctttataGAATAATTTATAGCCACATAAAATTTATATGTCTTAATTTAtactataaattaaaaaaaaaattaaattttatgttcAGTCAAATGAGTTAACATAAATTGTAACGGAAGTAGGAAGAGGGGGAGTAAGTAGTACTTAGCTTTTGTGTGTCAGAAAAGCTTTCCAAAATCTCTACCCCACCCACCTGTCTCTCTGTATATAAACTTTAAACTTTCCACCGATAAAATACAAAGTAGTACCACACAACATCCCATCATCTAAACATTTTAGTAGAAGCCACactccttttcctttcttcttaAATCTTTAGAACCATCTCTGTCTAAATACTTTCTTTGTTTCGGTTTAGGTACTAGGCAAGAATCTGAAAGTACTTTTATTTGCTTGGATTAGAAGAATAATAAGAAGGTGACTTATACTATCGTAATccaagaaaaaagagaggaaaaatggATATGGACTTTTGGGCTGCAAGAATAAATTCAGCTAGGCACCTCTCTGCTGTCCAAACAAACCATCTCAGGAATTCTGGTATCTGTCACATGTTTTTGTCTTAGGAACTGTTCTTGGACTTCTTGCCATAGTTTTTAAGTACAGAGCTAATGATCTTTTGAGTATTTTGGATTAAAGTACTCCATATGTTTATTTTCTATTGGCTTGTTCATTAATTGGTAATTTACACACTTTCATTCCCTTCCTTGCCTAATTTAGGAGTATCATATTGTATCCTACTAAACCTATTTGGATTTATCAGTTATATTTACTTTCTTCTTTAAGGAGGGTATTGTGTggtgaatgaggttttaggaccaGAAAGATTCTTTAGAGACTTTATCATATTTGCAGATGCTTAACTCCTTGCTTTTACTCTTCTCTCCCAACTCACTTTTGGTAAGATTTCATGAGTAGCTAGGGGGatcattttaaatgaaaaaatgaGTCAGACTTCCAACATCTACCCTTTGGATGGATTCATTTGCCATTTCACCTTTTTGACTTGGAAAAGATTCAGACTTTCAACAAATAACATGACTTGCTATTCCACTTATTTATGCCAGAACTTTTTGCTATCGTAATTTAGTTCCTAAACTTTAAAGCTAATGATGGTTTCTCAAGCAGATAATCTCTCAAATGTGGATAATACAGAAGGAGAAGAGGATGTTCAGGCCTGGTTCCCTTGCCCTTTCTGTTATGTAGAAATTGAAGTCCAGATGCTTTGCAACCATTTGCAAGAAGAGCATTGCTTTGACTTTAGAAACGCGGTAATGCAGACATCTGATAATTGTTCTTATGTTACTTTCTTAAAGAACATATGTATTGGTCAATTGGAAAATGAACAATGAAAAATACTACAATCTGCTGATTTTGGAAAGTATTTCTTCTTGTTGTCTTGAACAGGTTTGTCCCATATGTGCTGGAAATTTAGGTAAAGATCCTCTGGGGCATTTTACAGTGCAGCATGCACAATCAGTAAAGGTAAGTACATTTCAATAAGAAacacataaatatatgattattaGCACCTAATGAATAAGCAAACCTCCCTTTTCCCACCTTGTTTTGCAGAGGAGGAGAAAATACCAGAAGTCAGGCTTCTGGAACAATGCTTCAGCAATAAGTGGCAAGGACCCCCATGAAATAAATTCATTCTTGTGCACAAATTTAATGGTTGGCCGCTACAATGTACAAGAACCTGCTCCTGATCCCCTTCTGCTGCCATTTCTCTGCAGTACGGCTCATTCTGATTCTAAAGATGGTCTACAAGATGAGTCTCCTGGTAGTGTTGCTGCTGCTCCTGATGTAGAAAGGTACCAGTTAAGGAAATATGTTTTGATTTGCCTGCACATTTATTCATTTTCTGTCAGACTTCCTGCAAATCTAGCATAAAATAAACTGGAATTTCTATTGTTAAACGTGAAAGAATATGGAAGTAAACTTGCAATTCCTAGTAAAAGATGTACCTTTCTGTATTAGTTGTCGCTGGAATAAACAAAGAATCTATGTAGGTGGTGCTCCTTCCCTCTTTTGAGAAACCAAAGCAAGCCAACTTCTTGAGAAACCAATGCATGCTATTCAAAGTAGATTCAGCTTCAATTCTGGGGTGTATCTCCTTTAGTGGCCCATCAGGTTGAAGTTTGGACTTATCGTCTTTGGCATACAAGAAGATAACCAGAGCCCGAGGGTACTAGTAGCAAAGAATCCTTAAGTGAGTAAAAGATGATCAACTGTGGTGATGAAAGGGCAGTGATGGACACCTTAAACATGAAACAAAGGTACCATGATTTGAAATGTCTCATGCATTCTACACTCAGGTCTTACACTACATGCTGAGTGATACTAAAATGGACATTCTTGAGCTATCATAGTTATGAAAAATTATTGTTCTGTGATTTGCTTAATTTGAGCAGGCAGGAGACACTCTAGATTTCTCAACTGTTGATGTGCCGAGGTTGTGGGTGTATAATTATATAGATAGCTAAAGAATTTTTCTTTCTCCTCTCGAACCCCTCTGCCAACTACCCTGTAACATCCAAGAAAAGGGGAGTGTCAAGAGGGAACTGGTAGTGTAATTAATGATGGCTTTGACAGTAGGATGACATAAATCTATTTTCTTCTGCAGCAACAAGCTGCCCGTATGTGATCCAGATCTGGAAGAACAGTATGAAGCGAAAAGGCGAAGAGCGGCATTTATTCAAGAGCTTATTGCTTCAACTATCTTCTAAGACATGCATAACCAGAGGGAGGATTCAACCCAACGAAGAGAACAGCTTTAGACCTTATGTATGAGAATAATGCTTCACAGAAACATGTAGGTGCTATATGTATCCCATTACTAGCTAAAGTCTCGGAATATCTAATAGTAACATCATTTATGGCTAGAAGCTATTTACACGAAGACATATGCACTGCATATTATATGTCTTGGATCAATTTTAGtgcaaattgaaatatttttatgtcttatcATTTTTACCTCAGGTGCATAACACACCCACATTTGCTACTTACA
This DNA window, taken from Nicotiana tabacum cultivar K326 chromosome 4, ASM71507v2, whole genome shotgun sequence, encodes the following:
- the LOC107818169 gene encoding protein DEHYDRATION-INDUCED 19 homolog 5 — encoded protein: MDMDFWAARINSARHLSAVQTNHLRNSDNLSNVDNTEGEEDVQAWFPCPFCYVEIEVQMLCNHLQEEHCFDFRNAVCPICAGNLGKDPLGHFTVQHAQSVKRRRKYQKSGFWNNASAISGKDPHEINSFLCTNLMVGRYNVQEPAPDPLLLPFLCSTAHSDSKDGLQDESPGSVAAAPDVESNKLPVCDPDLEEQYEAKRRRAAFIQELIASTIF